In Luteimonas viscosa, the following proteins share a genomic window:
- a CDS encoding STM3941 family protein, translating into MTHGAGKLETLRPSPMKWLAMLAICAVFVWIGLRVMGTHPLVGWSCIVFFGLCGALAVLNLIPGASALVLDADGFEIVSLFRRSRVRWNDVARFGETRVGLQRLVGFDFVDGHAGSDRLRRVNRNLSGFQAALPDTYGLSANELATRMEARLAAQRADTAWRT; encoded by the coding sequence GTGACGCACGGCGCGGGCAAGCTGGAGACCTTGCGGCCGTCGCCGATGAAGTGGCTGGCGATGTTGGCGATCTGCGCGGTGTTCGTCTGGATCGGCCTGCGCGTGATGGGCACGCACCCGCTGGTGGGGTGGAGCTGCATCGTCTTCTTCGGCCTGTGCGGCGCGCTTGCCGTGCTCAACCTGATCCCCGGCGCGAGCGCGCTTGTGCTCGACGCGGACGGTTTCGAGATCGTCTCGCTGTTCCGGCGCTCGCGCGTGCGCTGGAACGACGTGGCCCGGTTCGGCGAGACGCGCGTGGGGCTGCAGCGTCTGGTCGGCTTTGACTTCGTCGACGGCCATGCCGGCAGCGACCGGCTGCGCCGCGTCAACCGCAACCTCAGCGGCTTCCAGGCCGCGCTGCCGGACACCTACGGCCTGTCCGCGAATGAGCTCGCCACGCGCATGGAGGCGCGGCTCGCCGCGCAACGGGCGGACACGGCCTGGCGCACCTGA
- the hemF gene encoding oxygen-dependent coproporphyrinogen oxidase: MDRFDDIRDYLTGLQDRICAAIETADGGARFVEDAWQRDPDDAGSHLRGGGRTRILRDGAVFEQAGIGFSDVSGDTLPPSATAARPELVGASWQAVGVSLVFHPRNPHVPTTHANVRHFRARRDGQTVAWWFGGGFDLTPFYPVDEDVRHWHRTARELCEPFGGEQRYAAHKRWCDEYFFLKHRNETRGIGGLFFDDLHDDLEQDFGYLRAVGDGFLDAYLPIVERRRDTPYGERERAFQLYRRGRYVEFNLVYDRGTHFGLQSGGRAESILMSLPPLVRWEYGYAPESGSAEARLHDYLVPRDWLAGT; this comes from the coding sequence ATGGACCGCTTCGATGACATCCGCGACTACCTCACCGGCCTGCAGGACCGCATCTGCGCCGCGATCGAAACCGCCGACGGCGGCGCCCGCTTCGTCGAGGACGCCTGGCAGCGCGACCCCGACGATGCCGGCAGCCACCTGCGCGGCGGCGGACGCACGCGCATCCTGCGCGACGGCGCGGTGTTCGAGCAGGCCGGAATCGGCTTCTCCGACGTTTCCGGCGACACCCTGCCGCCCTCGGCCACCGCGGCGCGGCCGGAACTGGTGGGTGCCTCGTGGCAGGCGGTGGGCGTGTCGCTGGTGTTCCATCCGCGCAATCCCCACGTACCGACCACCCATGCCAACGTGCGCCACTTCCGCGCCCGGCGCGACGGACAGACGGTGGCGTGGTGGTTCGGCGGCGGTTTCGACCTCACGCCCTTCTATCCCGTCGACGAGGACGTGCGCCACTGGCACCGCACGGCGCGCGAGCTGTGCGAACCGTTCGGCGGCGAACAGCGCTACGCCGCGCACAAGCGCTGGTGCGACGAGTATTTCTTCCTGAAGCACCGCAACGAGACGCGCGGCATCGGCGGGCTGTTCTTCGACGACCTGCACGACGACCTGGAACAGGACTTCGGCTACCTGCGCGCGGTCGGCGACGGATTCCTCGATGCCTACCTGCCGATCGTCGAACGCCGCCGCGACACGCCCTACGGCGAGCGCGAGCGCGCGTTCCAGCTGTACCGGCGCGGGCGCTACGTCGAGTTCAACCTGGTCTACGACCGCGGCACCCACTTCGGCCTGCAGAGCGGCGGACGCGCCGAATCGATCCTGATGAGCCTGCCGCCGCTGGTGCGCTGGGAATACGGCTACGCGCCCGAGTCCGGCAGCGCCGAAGCACGGCTGCACGACTACCTGGTGCCGCGCGACTGGCTGGCGGGCACCTGA
- a CDS encoding YggS family pyridoxal phosphate-dependent enzyme, translating into MDATAQLQASLDAIRARIAAACRAAGRDPSGVRLLPVSKTVDAARLRLAYDLGIREFGENKVQEALAKSEAMADLPDLRWVLIGHLQTNKAKHAARFAGEFQALDSLRVAQALDTQLQKHGRALDVLVQVNTSGEASKFGLAPGEVPAFVRELPAFSALRVRGLMTLALFSEDESRVRPCFVRLRELRDRLRQEAPDGIAMDELSMGMSGDFELAIAEGATTVRVGTAIFGTRSTPDSAYWPDATGHQ; encoded by the coding sequence ATGGATGCCACCGCGCAACTGCAGGCCAGCCTCGACGCGATCCGTGCGCGGATCGCCGCGGCCTGCCGCGCCGCCGGTCGCGATCCGTCCGGCGTACGCCTGCTGCCGGTGAGCAAGACCGTCGATGCCGCCCGGCTGCGGCTCGCCTACGATCTCGGCATCCGCGAGTTCGGCGAGAACAAGGTGCAGGAAGCGCTGGCTAAGTCCGAGGCGATGGCCGACCTGCCCGACCTGCGATGGGTGCTGATCGGCCACCTGCAGACCAACAAGGCCAAGCATGCGGCGCGCTTCGCCGGCGAATTCCAGGCGCTCGACAGCCTGCGCGTGGCGCAGGCGCTCGATACCCAGCTGCAGAAGCACGGGCGTGCGCTCGACGTGCTAGTGCAGGTCAATACTTCGGGCGAAGCCAGCAAGTTCGGACTCGCGCCCGGCGAGGTACCCGCGTTCGTCCGCGAGCTGCCCGCGTTTTCCGCCTTGCGCGTGCGCGGGCTGATGACGCTGGCGCTGTTCTCCGAAGACGAATCCCGCGTGCGTCCCTGCTTCGTGCGCCTGCGCGAGCTGCGCGACCGGCTGCGCCAGGAGGCGCCGGACGGCATCGCCATGGACGAACTGTCCATGGGCATGTCCGGCGACTTCGAACTCGCCATTGCCGAAGGCGCGACCACGGTGCGCGTGGGCACGGCGATCTTCGGCACCCGTTCCACGCCCGACAGCGCCTACTGGCCGGACGCGACGGGCCATCAGTAG
- a CDS encoding TonB-dependent copper receptor: MKGKVLCVAVAGAVALWQLVAAGAQAAEQGAPVQERIVDLDSLVVVGVAPVASLTWVTDPRLPRQPVPASDGADYLRTVPGFATLRSGGTNGDPVLRGQFGSRLNLLAGDGALMGACPSRMDNAMSYVSPETYDRLTIVKGPQTVLWGGGASAGTVRFEREIPYFDQPGLRLDGSAMFASHGRNDQVLDAIAGSPQVYGRLTANRSESDDYEDGVGRPVPSAWEKWNADAAIGWTPDPDTVLEASVGTGDGQARYAGRGMDGTQFDRATWGLRFEKKGMQGRLHEIAANVYYNDVDHVMDNYTLREPDPAGAMPMPMASNVAHRTSGGRSAFGFGGEHWELTAGVDARSSRHSRRSATGRGQYLAQPWTVDARFRQAGAFAELHWHLDARNHLIAGARVDRSEAQDRRATTGGMMPTPNPTLGQARAETLPSAFVRFEQDLDGRPLRWYAGIGHTRRMPDYWELFSPNRGPDGAANAFAGVRPERTTQFDVGMRHAGKRIDAWVSAYAGRMSDYIAFDYIDAMGGTTTRARNADADIRGGEAGVEWRAAEHWKLGGTLAYSWGELADSGQALPQMPPLEARLNAAWDNGTWSAGALLRAVAAQDRVSPALGNVVGRDLGPSSGFAVFSLNGAYRIDDRWRLAAGIDNLFDRDYVEHLNLAGNSAFGYPADPTRIHEPGRTAWVKLNVSY, encoded by the coding sequence ATGAAAGGCAAGGTCCTGTGCGTGGCGGTCGCGGGCGCGGTGGCGTTGTGGCAACTGGTGGCGGCCGGGGCGCAGGCGGCGGAGCAAGGCGCGCCAGTGCAAGAGCGCATCGTCGACCTCGACAGCCTGGTGGTCGTCGGCGTGGCGCCGGTGGCATCGCTGACCTGGGTGACCGATCCGCGCCTGCCGCGGCAGCCGGTGCCGGCCAGCGACGGCGCCGACTACCTCAGGACCGTGCCGGGCTTCGCCACCCTGCGCAGCGGCGGCACCAATGGCGATCCGGTGCTGCGCGGGCAGTTCGGCTCGCGCCTGAACCTGCTCGCCGGCGACGGCGCGCTGATGGGCGCCTGCCCCTCGCGCATGGACAACGCGATGTCCTACGTGTCGCCGGAAACCTACGACCGGCTGACCATCGTCAAGGGTCCGCAGACGGTGCTGTGGGGCGGCGGCGCCTCGGCGGGTACGGTGAGGTTCGAACGCGAGATCCCGTACTTCGACCAGCCCGGCCTGCGCCTGGACGGCAGCGCCATGTTCGCCAGCCACGGCCGCAACGACCAGGTGCTCGATGCCATCGCCGGCAGTCCGCAGGTGTACGGGAGGCTGACGGCCAACCGCTCCGAATCGGACGACTACGAGGACGGCGTCGGCCGCCCCGTGCCCTCGGCCTGGGAGAAGTGGAACGCCGACGCCGCCATCGGCTGGACGCCGGATCCGGATACCGTGCTCGAAGCCAGCGTCGGCACCGGCGACGGCCAGGCGCGCTATGCCGGACGCGGCATGGACGGCACGCAGTTCGACCGCGCCACCTGGGGCCTGCGCTTCGAGAAGAAGGGCATGCAGGGCCGGCTGCACGAGATCGCGGCGAACGTCTACTACAACGACGTCGACCATGTGATGGACAACTACACGCTGCGCGAACCCGATCCCGCGGGCGCGATGCCGATGCCGATGGCGAGCAACGTCGCCCACCGCACCAGCGGCGGACGGTCCGCGTTCGGCTTCGGCGGCGAGCACTGGGAACTCACCGCGGGTGTCGACGCACGCAGCAGCCGCCATTCGCGCCGCAGCGCCACGGGCCGCGGGCAGTACCTCGCGCAGCCGTGGACGGTGGACGCGCGCTTCCGCCAGGCCGGCGCCTTCGCCGAACTGCACTGGCACCTGGACGCACGCAACCACCTGATCGCCGGTGCGCGCGTGGACCGCAGCGAGGCCCAGGACCGCCGCGCCACGACCGGCGGCATGATGCCGACGCCCAACCCGACCCTGGGACAGGCGCGCGCGGAAACGCTGCCCTCGGCCTTCGTCCGCTTCGAACAGGACCTCGATGGCCGGCCGCTACGCTGGTATGCCGGCATCGGCCACACCCGGCGCATGCCGGACTACTGGGAGCTGTTCTCCCCCAATCGCGGACCGGACGGCGCGGCCAACGCCTTCGCCGGCGTGCGGCCCGAGCGCACCACCCAGTTCGACGTCGGCATGCGCCATGCGGGCAAGCGGATCGATGCCTGGGTCTCGGCGTATGCCGGGCGCATGAGCGATTACATCGCCTTCGACTACATCGATGCGATGGGCGGGACCACCACGCGCGCGCGCAACGCCGATGCGGATATCCGTGGCGGCGAGGCCGGCGTGGAGTGGCGCGCGGCCGAACACTGGAAGCTCGGCGGCACGCTCGCCTACTCGTGGGGCGAACTGGCCGACAGCGGCCAGGCCCTGCCGCAGATGCCGCCACTGGAGGCAAGGCTCAACGCCGCCTGGGACAACGGCACCTGGTCGGCCGGCGCGCTGCTGCGCGCGGTGGCCGCGCAGGACAGGGTGAGCCCGGCGCTCGGCAACGTGGTCGGACGCGACCTCGGCCCCAGCAGCGGGTTCGCGGTGTTCTCGCTCAATGGCGCGTACCGAATCGACGACCGTTGGCGCCTGGCCGCCGGCATCGACAACCTGTTCGATCGCGACTACGTTGAACACCTCAACCTCGCGGGCAACAGCGCCTTCGGATATCCGGCCGATCCGACGCGCATCCACGAACCCGGACGCACGGCCTGGGTCAAGCTCAACGTGTCCTACTGA
- the glmS gene encoding glutamine--fructose-6-phosphate transaminase (isomerizing): MCGIVGAIADRDVVPVLIDGLKRLEYRGYDSAGIALVDGSDVRRVRRTGRVSEMEAAAHAEGVRASLGIGHTRWATHGGVTEANAHPHISHGVALVHNGIIENHEQQRERLQQLGYAFESQTDTEVIAHLIHHYLKGGQDLLGALQHTVKELHGAYALAVISRKEPGRMVVARMGCPLLVGLGEGENFVASDVSAIVQYTRRVIFLEEGDTAEISREGVRVFGADDAPVQRDEHLSDVSLASLELGPYRHFMQKEIHEQPRAIADTLEAIIDANAFEPALFGKDAGEVLAGVEGVQILACGTSFYAGSVARYWIEAISGLPCSVEIASEYRYRKAVANPKQLIVTISQSGETLDTMEALKYAKSLGHDRTLSICNVPESAIPRASRLVFYTRAGAEIGVASTKAFTTQLVGLFALAATLGKLHGRLDADKEGEYVEALRHLPGSIQHALNLEPQIALWAERFAPRAHALFLGRGVHYPIALEGALKLKEISYIHAEAYPAGELKHGPLALVDAAMPVVVIAPNDTLLEKVKSNMQEVRARGGELFVFTDADSNFNESEGVHVIRTPRHVGVLSPIVHTIPVQLLAYHTALSRGTDVDKPRNLAKAVTVE, translated from the coding sequence ATGTGCGGCATCGTCGGCGCGATCGCGGATCGCGATGTGGTTCCGGTCCTGATCGACGGACTGAAGCGTCTGGAATACCGTGGCTACGACTCGGCCGGGATCGCCCTGGTCGACGGCAGCGACGTGCGCCGCGTGCGCCGCACCGGCCGCGTATCGGAAATGGAGGCGGCGGCCCATGCCGAAGGCGTGCGGGCCTCGCTCGGCATCGGCCATACGCGCTGGGCCACCCACGGCGGCGTCACCGAAGCCAACGCGCATCCGCACATCAGCCACGGCGTGGCGCTGGTGCACAACGGCATCATCGAGAACCACGAGCAGCAGCGCGAACGGCTGCAGCAGCTCGGCTACGCGTTCGAATCGCAGACCGACACCGAGGTGATCGCGCACCTGATCCACCATTACCTCAAGGGCGGCCAGGACCTGCTCGGCGCCCTGCAGCACACGGTCAAGGAGCTGCACGGCGCCTACGCGCTGGCGGTGATCAGCCGCAAGGAGCCGGGCCGCATGGTGGTGGCGCGCATGGGCTGCCCGCTGCTGGTCGGCCTGGGCGAGGGCGAGAACTTCGTCGCCTCCGACGTCTCGGCGATCGTGCAGTACACGCGCCGGGTGATCTTCCTCGAGGAAGGCGACACCGCCGAGATCAGCCGCGAGGGCGTACGCGTGTTCGGCGCGGACGATGCGCCGGTGCAGCGCGACGAGCACCTGTCGGACGTCTCGCTTGCGTCGCTGGAGCTCGGCCCGTACCGCCACTTCATGCAGAAGGAGATCCACGAGCAGCCGCGCGCGATCGCCGACACGCTCGAGGCGATCATCGACGCCAATGCGTTCGAGCCGGCGCTGTTCGGCAAGGACGCAGGCGAGGTGCTGGCCGGGGTCGAGGGCGTGCAGATCCTGGCCTGCGGCACCAGCTTCTACGCCGGCTCGGTGGCGCGCTACTGGATCGAGGCGATCAGCGGGCTGCCGTGCAGCGTCGAGATCGCCAGCGAGTACCGCTACCGCAAGGCGGTGGCGAACCCGAAGCAGCTGATCGTGACCATCTCGCAGTCGGGCGAAACCCTCGACACGATGGAGGCGCTCAAGTACGCGAAATCACTCGGTCACGACAGGACCCTGTCGATCTGCAACGTGCCCGAGAGCGCGATCCCGCGCGCCAGCCGGCTGGTGTTCTACACCCGCGCGGGTGCCGAGATCGGCGTCGCCTCGACCAAGGCCTTCACCACCCAGCTGGTCGGCCTGTTCGCGCTTGCCGCGACCCTGGGCAAGCTGCACGGCCGGCTCGACGCGGACAAGGAAGGCGAGTACGTCGAGGCGCTGCGCCACCTGCCCGGCAGCATCCAGCACGCGCTCAACCTCGAGCCGCAGATCGCGCTGTGGGCCGAGCGCTTCGCGCCGCGCGCCCACGCGCTGTTCCTCGGCCGCGGCGTGCACTACCCGATCGCGCTCGAGGGCGCGCTCAAGCTCAAGGAAATCTCCTACATCCACGCCGAGGCGTACCCTGCGGGCGAGCTCAAACACGGCCCGCTGGCGCTGGTGGACGCGGCGATGCCGGTGGTGGTGATCGCGCCCAACGACACCCTGCTGGAGAAGGTGAAGTCGAACATGCAGGAAGTGCGCGCGCGCGGCGGCGAGCTGTTCGTGTTCACCGACGCCGACAGCAACTTCAACGAGTCCGAGGGCGTGCACGTGATCCGCACCCCGCGCCACGTCGGCGTGCTCAGCCCGATCGTGCACACCATCCCGGTGCAGCTGCTGGCCTATCACACGGCCCTGTCGCGCGGCACCGACGTCGACAAGCCGCGCAACCTGGCCAAGGCGGTCACGGTCGAGTAA
- a CDS encoding efflux RND transporter periplasmic adaptor subunit — translation MDQPARIRDTSGQDQVLARPSGLRRLPKAWLFGAATVVVLGLLAAWVIGGWASGSSSFDASRVRIAEVTRGDLVRDLSADGRVITANSPTLYAIAGGTVTLKVVAGDVVKQGQELAVIDSPELRSKLVQEESTLASLQGEANRAVLDAQLTRSDAQKLLDQAQIDHTAAQRDVERYQRAFEGGAVSKNEYDRALDGLKKADLGLAAARKDFSLQGEGAGIDARNKRLLAERQQAVVGELRRQVEALTLRAPFDGQVGQVQIAQGTNVAVNAPILSVVDLSMFEVEIRVPESFARDLAIGVPAQVTSSGNRYAALVSAVSPEVVNGEVTARLRFDDGQQPPNLRQNQRLSSRIVLDTREDVLMVERGPFLEQDGGRFAWVVDGSSAVRRPIQAGAASLSAVEIVSGLEAGDRIVVSGTDQFPNADRVRISGQ, via the coding sequence ATGGACCAACCCGCCCGCATCCGCGACACCTCCGGCCAGGACCAGGTGCTGGCCCGGCCGTCCGGTCTGCGCCGGTTGCCGAAGGCCTGGCTGTTCGGCGCCGCCACGGTGGTGGTGCTCGGCCTGCTCGCGGCCTGGGTGATCGGGGGCTGGGCCTCGGGCTCGAGTTCGTTCGACGCTTCGCGCGTCCGCATCGCCGAGGTCACCCGCGGCGACTTGGTGCGCGACCTGTCCGCCGACGGCCGCGTGATCACCGCTAACAGCCCGACGCTGTACGCGATCGCCGGCGGCACGGTGACGCTGAAGGTGGTTGCCGGCGATGTCGTGAAGCAGGGCCAGGAACTGGCGGTCATCGACAGCCCGGAACTGCGCAGCAAGCTGGTGCAGGAGGAATCGACCCTGGCCAGCCTGCAGGGCGAGGCCAACCGGGCCGTGCTCGACGCCCAGCTCACCCGCTCGGACGCGCAGAAGCTGCTCGACCAGGCGCAGATCGACCACACCGCCGCGCAGCGCGACGTGGAACGCTACCAGCGCGCCTTCGAGGGCGGCGCGGTGTCGAAGAACGAGTACGACCGCGCGCTCGACGGCCTCAAGAAGGCCGACCTCGGCCTGGCCGCGGCGCGCAAGGATTTCTCGCTGCAGGGCGAGGGCGCGGGCATCGACGCGCGCAACAAGCGCCTGCTCGCCGAGCGCCAGCAGGCGGTGGTGGGCGAACTGCGGCGCCAGGTGGAGGCGCTGACGCTGCGCGCGCCGTTCGACGGCCAGGTCGGCCAGGTGCAGATCGCGCAGGGCACCAACGTCGCGGTCAACGCGCCGATCCTGAGCGTGGTCGACCTGAGCATGTTCGAGGTCGAGATCCGGGTACCGGAAAGCTTCGCCCGCGACCTGGCGATCGGCGTGCCGGCGCAGGTCACCAGCAGCGGCAACCGCTACGCGGCGCTGGTGTCGGCGGTCTCGCCCGAGGTGGTCAACGGCGAGGTCACCGCGCGTCTGCGCTTCGACGACGGCCAGCAGCCGCCCAACCTGCGCCAGAACCAGCGCTTGTCCTCGCGGATCGTGCTCGACACGCGCGAGGACGTGCTGATGGTCGAGCGCGGCCCGTTCCTGGAGCAGGACGGCGGGCGCTTCGCCTGGGTGGTCGACGGCAGCAGCGCCGTGCGCCGCCCGATCCAGGCCGGGGCCGCCAGCCTCAGCGCCGTGGAAATCGTATCGGGACTGGAGGCGGGCGATCGCATCGTCGTCTCCGGGACCGACCAGTTCCCCAACGCGGACCGCGTCCGCATCTCCGGACAATGA
- a CDS encoding ABC transporter ATP-binding protein → MLDMRQVTKVYRTELVETHALRSLDLQVRDGEFVAVTGPSGSGKTTFLNIAGLLETFTGGEYHLDGVDVKGLSDNQRSRLRNEKIGFIFQSFNLIPDLNLFDNCDVPLRYRGMPGNERKLRIEQALSQVGLGSRMKHYPAELSGGQQQRAAIARALAGSPRLLLADEPTGNLDSQMARSVLELLEDINSRGTTIVMVTHDPELAARAQRNVHIVDGMATDLSVEPSLARVARREAEPAGAA, encoded by the coding sequence ATGCTCGACATGCGCCAGGTCACCAAGGTCTACCGCACCGAACTCGTCGAAACCCATGCCCTGCGCTCGCTCGACCTGCAGGTGCGCGATGGCGAGTTCGTCGCCGTCACCGGCCCCTCGGGTTCGGGCAAGACCACCTTCCTCAACATCGCCGGCCTGCTCGAAACCTTCACCGGCGGCGAATACCACCTCGACGGCGTCGACGTGAAGGGACTGAGCGACAACCAGCGCTCGCGCCTGCGCAACGAAAAGATCGGCTTCATCTTCCAGAGCTTCAACCTGATCCCCGACCTCAACCTGTTCGACAACTGCGACGTGCCGCTGCGCTACCGCGGCATGCCCGGCAACGAACGCAAGCTTCGGATCGAGCAGGCGCTGTCGCAGGTCGGGCTGGGCTCGCGCATGAAGCACTACCCGGCGGAGCTCTCCGGCGGCCAGCAGCAGCGCGCGGCGATCGCGCGCGCGCTCGCGGGCAGTCCGCGATTGCTGCTGGCCGACGAACCCACCGGCAACCTCGACTCGCAGATGGCGCGCAGCGTGCTCGAGCTGCTGGAGGACATCAACTCGCGCGGCACCACCATCGTGATGGTCACCCACGACCCGGAACTCGCCGCGCGCGCGCAGCGCAACGTGCACATCGTCGACGGCATGGCGACCGACCTGTCGGTGGAGCCGAGCCTGGCGCGCGTCGCCCGCCGGGAAGCCGAGCCCGCAGGCGCCGCGTAG
- a CDS encoding ABC transporter permease — translation MFGYYLNLALRSFRRNKVLTALMVLAIALGIGACMTTLTVFRVLSGDPMPGKSGQLFYVQLDPATMQGYNPGEEPSEQVTRYDAEALLREKRGDRQAMMTGGGVSVTPGEAGIAPFLSDSRYTSADFFPMFEVPFLQGRGWTAKEDEAHARVAVISKALNERLFGGGNSVGRTLRLDQDDFTIVGVIDEWRPTPRFYDMNSDRYGELEEVFLPFTTSRDLKMGRSGSMDCWGDSGGDATSATAPCVWIQYWVELGSAEKHSAYLNYLTNYSDQQRAAGRYERPTNVRLRNVMEWLDYNRVVPSDVVMQLWLGFGFLLVCLLNTVGLLLAKFLRRSSEIGVRRALGASRMEIFKQCLVEAGTVGLAGGILGLGLSLLGLWAVRQQPSSYAELAHLDVGMLFTTFALAIVASLFAGLLPAWRAMQVTPALQLKSQ, via the coding sequence ATGTTCGGCTACTACCTCAACCTCGCGCTGCGAAGCTTCAGGCGCAACAAGGTGCTCACCGCGCTGATGGTGCTGGCGATCGCACTGGGCATCGGCGCGTGCATGACTACGCTGACCGTGTTCCGGGTGCTGTCGGGCGACCCGATGCCCGGCAAGAGCGGACAGCTGTTCTACGTCCAGCTCGATCCCGCCACCATGCAGGGCTACAACCCGGGCGAAGAGCCGAGCGAGCAGGTCACGCGCTACGACGCAGAAGCGCTCCTGCGCGAGAAGCGGGGGGACCGCCAGGCGATGATGACCGGCGGCGGGGTGTCGGTCACTCCCGGCGAAGCGGGCATCGCGCCGTTCCTGTCCGATTCGCGCTATACCAGCGCCGATTTCTTCCCCATGTTCGAAGTGCCCTTCCTGCAGGGCCGCGGGTGGACGGCGAAGGAGGACGAGGCGCACGCCCGCGTCGCGGTGATCTCCAAGGCGTTGAACGAACGGCTCTTCGGCGGCGGCAACAGCGTCGGCCGGACGCTGCGCCTGGACCAGGACGATTTCACCATCGTCGGCGTGATCGACGAATGGCGTCCGACGCCACGCTTCTACGACATGAACAGCGACCGCTACGGCGAGCTCGAGGAGGTGTTCCTGCCGTTCACCACTTCGCGCGACCTGAAGATGGGCCGCAGCGGCAGCATGGACTGTTGGGGCGACAGCGGCGGCGATGCCACCAGCGCCACCGCCCCCTGCGTCTGGATCCAGTACTGGGTGGAGCTGGGTTCCGCCGAGAAGCACAGCGCGTATCTCAACTACCTGACCAACTATTCCGACCAGCAGCGCGCGGCCGGGCGCTACGAGCGTCCGACAAACGTACGCCTTCGCAATGTCATGGAGTGGCTGGATTACAACCGGGTCGTGCCCAGCGACGTGGTGATGCAGTTGTGGCTCGGCTTCGGCTTCCTGCTGGTCTGCCTGCTCAACACCGTCGGCCTGTTGCTGGCGAAGTTCCTGCGCCGCAGCAGCGAGATCGGCGTGCGCCGCGCGCTCGGCGCATCGCGCATGGAGATCTTCAAGCAGTGCCTGGTCGAAGCCGGCACCGTCGGCCTGGCCGGCGGCATCCTCGGCCTCGGGCTGTCGCTGCTCGGGCTGTGGGCCGTACGGCAGCAGCCGTCGAGCTACGCCGAACTCGCGCACCTCGACGTCGGCATGCTGTTCACCACCTTCGCGCTCGCGATCGTCGCCAGCCTGTTCGCCGGCCTGCTGCCCGCCTGGCGCGCGATGCAGGTGACGCCCGCGCTGCAGCTCAAGTCGCAATAA
- a CDS encoding ABC transporter permease, with protein MEIRPILSTLLRHKTAATLIVLEIALTCAIICNALFMIGERITQVNEVSGIAEDELVRVQLTAIGNDDNAEAQTRSDLASLRGLPGVTAATVLNQVPFVNSSWNSGVRLSQEQTQSTLNATTYMAEDQFVETLGLKLVAGRDFEPDEYLEFETVNGTPGSFSIPATIITRVMAEKLFPGEDPIGKTFYSWGEEPIRVVGVVEHLVRPSMQGGPAQREYTMVFPLRPTYNLGGNYVIRTSPERRQEVLEAAVDLLRKNGPNRIILDENTKTFEQLRSEFYQQPRSMAWLLAIVCIGLLLITALGIVGLASFWVQQRTKQIGVRRALGATKGQILRYFQTENFLLATIGIVLGMLLAYGINQLLMGKYELPRLPLYYLPIGALALWLLGQIAVFGPARRAAAVPPAIATRSV; from the coding sequence ATGGAAATCCGCCCCATCCTCTCCACACTGCTGCGCCACAAGACCGCCGCGACGCTGATCGTGCTGGAGATCGCGCTGACCTGCGCCATCATCTGCAACGCGTTGTTCATGATCGGCGAACGCATCACCCAGGTGAACGAAGTCAGCGGCATCGCCGAAGACGAACTGGTCAGGGTGCAGCTCACCGCGATCGGCAACGACGACAACGCCGAGGCGCAGACGCGCTCCGACCTTGCGTCGCTGCGCGGCCTGCCCGGCGTCACCGCCGCGACCGTGCTCAACCAGGTACCGTTCGTGAACTCCTCGTGGAACAGCGGCGTGCGCCTGAGCCAGGAGCAGACCCAGTCGACGCTCAACGCCACCACCTACATGGCCGAGGACCAGTTCGTGGAAACGCTGGGGCTGAAGCTGGTGGCCGGACGCGATTTCGAGCCCGACGAGTACCTCGAGTTCGAGACGGTGAATGGCACCCCGGGATCGTTCAGCATCCCCGCCACCATCATCACTCGGGTGATGGCAGAGAAGCTGTTCCCCGGCGAAGACCCGATCGGCAAGACGTTCTACAGCTGGGGCGAAGAGCCCATCCGCGTGGTAGGCGTGGTCGAGCACCTGGTACGGCCGAGCATGCAGGGCGGGCCGGCCCAGCGCGAGTACACGATGGTGTTCCCGCTGCGACCGACCTACAACCTCGGCGGCAACTATGTGATCCGCACCTCGCCGGAACGACGCCAGGAGGTGCTGGAGGCCGCGGTCGACCTGCTGCGCAAGAACGGCCCGAACCGGATCATTCTCGACGAGAACACCAAGACCTTCGAGCAGTTGCGCAGCGAGTTCTACCAGCAGCCGCGGTCGATGGCCTGGCTGTTGGCCATCGTCTGCATCGGCCTGCTGCTGATCACCGCCTTGGGCATCGTCGGCCTCGCCAGCTTCTGGGTGCAGCAGCGCACCAAGCAGATCGGCGTGCGCCGGGCGCTGGGCGCGACCAAGGGACAGATCCTGCGCTATTTCCAGACCGAGAACTTCCTGCTCGCCACGATCGGCATCGTGCTCGGCATGTTGCTCGCATACGGCATCAACCAGTTGCTGATGGGCAAGTACGAACTGCCGCGGCTGCCGCTGTACTACCTGCCGATCGGCGCCCTGGCGTTGTGGCTGCTGGGACAGATCGCGGTGTTCGGGCCCGCGCGCCGCGCGGCCGCGGTGCCGCCGGCGATCGCGACCCGGAGCGTCTGA